The Myotis daubentonii chromosome 21, mMyoDau2.1, whole genome shotgun sequence genome window below encodes:
- the GDPGP1 gene encoding GDP-D-glucose phosphorylase 1, which produces MADSAGSSETSYLLPPNREDWEEHGVPDFVFGQKELMREGIQWPRTAPSLPDTLPLSRFDSALCSAWRQRMELGLFRYRLGELQTRMLPGSMGFVAQLNVERGVQRRRPQNIRSVRQAFDPEEFNFNKIRPGEVLFRFRGEPDPPGVLQQEGVLQQEDILVMINVSPLEWGHVLLVPEPARGLPQRLLPGALRAGLEAVLLSSHPGFRVGFNSLGGLASVNHLHLHGYYLPHRLPVEGAPSEPLDSGGRLHLLQAVPAPGFLFYTRGPGPDLAALISRVCRATDYLTAREIAHNLFVTRGAPPGQASFSSALTGVRVILWARKSSFGVKEREAFNVALCELAGHLPVKTPQDFSRLTEAAALALIQDCLLPPAQAEEVRAALVALTAQEEQ; this is translated from the coding sequence ATGGCGGATTCAGCTGGTTCAAGCGAAACTTCCTATCTGCTCCCTCCAAACAGGGAGGACTGGGAAGAGCACGGCGTCCCTGACTTTGTCTTTGGACAGAAGGAACTCATGAGGGAAGGGATTCAGTGGCCCAGGACCGCGCCCAGCCTCCCGGACACCCTGCCTCTGTCTCGTTTTGACTCCGCGCTCTGCTCTGCCTGGAGACAGCGGATGGAGCTGGGGCTGTTCCGCTACCGCCTGGGGGAACTGCAGACCCGGATGCTCCCTGGTTCCATGGGCTTCGTGGCTCAGCTGAATGTGGAACGAGGGGTGCAGAGGAGGCGCCCCCAGAACATCAGGAGCGTCAGGCAGGCCTTTGACCCCGAAGAGTTTAACTTCAACAAAATCCGGCCAGGAGAAGTCCTCTTCCGTTTTCGCGGGGAGCCGGATCCCCCGGGGGTTCTCCAGCAAGAGGGGGTTCTCCAGCAAGAGGATATCCTCGTGATGATCAACGTGAGCCCCCTGGAGTGGGGCCACGTGCTGCTGGTGCCCGAGCCCGCCCGGGGACTCCCCCAGCGCCTGCTGCCCGGTGCGCTCCGGGCGGGGCTGGAGGCCGTGCTGCTGAGCTCACACCCGGGCTTTCGCGTCGGCTTCAACAGCCTGGGCGGCTTGGCCTCCGTCAACCACCTCCACCTGCACGGCTATTACCTGCCCCACAGGCTGCCCGTGGAGGGGGCGCCCAGTGAGCCCCTGGACTCTGGGGGCCGTTTGCACCTGCTGCAGGCTGTCCCAGCTCCCGGCTTCCTCTTTTACACCCGCGGGCCAGGCCCGGACTTAGCAGCCTTGATAAGCAGGGTGTGTCGAGCCACGGACTATCTCACTGCCCGGGAGATTGCACACAACCTGTTCGTGACCCGGGGCGCACCACCTGGACAGGCTTCCTTTTCCTCAGCGCTCACAGGGGTCCGGGTGATCCTCTGGGCCCGGAAGTCCAGCTTTGGGGTGAAGGAGCGAGAGGCGTTCAATGTTGCCCTTTGCGAGCTGGCCGGGCACCTCCCTGTGAAAACGCCCCAGGATTTCAGCCGCCTGACGGAGGCGGCCGCCCTGGCCCTCATTCAGGACTGTCTGCTGCCCCCAGCGCAGGCAGAAGAGGTCCGGGCAGCACTGGTGGCCTTGACAGCCCAGGAGGAGCAATAA
- the CIB1 gene encoding calcium and integrin-binding protein 1 translates to MGGSGSRLSKELLAEYQDLTFLTKQEILLAHRRFCELLPLELRSMEESLQARVSLEQIFSLPELKANPFRERICRVFSTSPAQDSLSFEDFLDLLSVFSDTATPDIKSHYAFRIFDFDDDGTLNREDLSQLVNCLTGEGEDTRLSASEMKQLIDNILEESDIDRDGTINLSEFQHVISRSPDFANSFKIVL, encoded by the exons ATGGGGGGCTCGGGCAGCCGCCTGTCCAAGGAGCTGCTGGCCGAGTACCAG GACCTGACGTTCCTGACCAAGCAGGAGATCCTCCT AGCCCACAGGCGGTTCTGTGAGCTGCTGCCGCTGGAGCTCCGGAGCATGGAGGAGTCGCTGCAGGCGCGCGTGTCCCTGGAGCAGATCTTCAGCCTTCCAGAGCTCAAg GCCAACCCCTTCAGGGAGCGCATCTGCAGGGTCTTCTCGACCTCCCCGGCCCAAGACAGCTTGAGCTTTGAGGATTTCCTGGACCTCCTCAGCGTGTTCAGTGACACGGCAACGCCGGACATCAAGTCCCACTACGCCTTCCGCATCTTCG ATTTCGATGATGATGGAACCTTGAACAGAGAAGACCTAAGCCAGCTCGTGAACTGCCTCACGGGAGAGGGCGAGGACACGCGGCTCAGTGCTTCCGAGATGAAACAGCTCATTGACAAT ATCCTGGAAGAGTCCGACATCGACAGGGACGGGACCATCAATCTCTCCGAGTTCCAGCACGTTATTTCCCGTTCACCGGACTTCGCCAA CTCCTTCAAGATCGTCCTGTGA